One part of the Patescibacteria group bacterium genome encodes these proteins:
- a CDS encoding peptidoglycan-binding domain-containing protein: MKKLLFTLLITLALPLFVGLPAVAGAQTLSDLEIKIAALFAEIQTLQTELQTLKQAEPTQTPSASVSLSSFITTLGKGSEGSEVTALQTFLAKDPTLYPEGLITGYYGSLTEAAVKRFQQKHNIVSAGTPLTTGYGQVGPATRAKLNALLTTTSSTPPTPTPTPTTPASPAGGPASTDASQGGPNRSPNLS; encoded by the coding sequence ATGAAAAAACTCCTCTTCACACTCCTCATCACCCTTGCTCTTCCGCTTTTTGTCGGCCTGCCTGCCGTGGCAGGCGCCCAAACTCTCTCCGACCTTGAGATAAAGATCGCGGCACTCTTCGCAGAGATACAAACTCTCCAGACTGAACTCCAAACTCTCAAACAAGCAGAACCAACACAGACGCCTTCGGCGTCTGTGTCTTTGTCTTCCTTCATCACCACCTTAGGAAAGGGAAGCGAAGGGAGCGAGGTCACGGCTCTCCAGACCTTTCTTGCCAAAGACCCAACGCTCTACCCCGAAGGTCTCATCACCGGCTACTATGGCTCCCTCACCGAAGCCGCCGTCAAACGCTTCCAGCAAAAGCACAACATCGTTTCCGCAGGTACTCCTCTCACCACCGGCTACGGCCAAGTAGGCCCTGCCACTCGAGCGAAATTAAACGCGCTTCTTACCACCACTTCTTCCACTCCTCCTACACCTACCCCAACACCCACCACCCCTGCCTCGCCGGCAGGCGGGCCTGCCTCGACTGACGCGAGTCAAGGCGGGCCCAACCGCTCACCAAACCTCTC